In Deltaproteobacteria bacterium, the following proteins share a genomic window:
- a CDS encoding alpha-ketoacid dehydrogenase subunit beta yields MRELAYYEAKFEALDEIMSADERVHLINGTFLSLSPHRHVYQNLQKKFAERMVAPPISELGFCGLAIGAAMAGLRPIVDLSTGSFIYEAWPQVANEAANAYSMSGGQTKVPVVFHLFHGLRGGGAAQHSGSPQSMLWNVPGLEIVIPSSPRDVKGLLKTAAASDNPTIFVDHTRLLDVRGEVPENDKPIPFGVADIKRKGSDVTLIATSYTVQVCLKVAADLAKEKIDIEVVDPRTLVPFDLATILASIDKTHRVVIADETHQSCGVAAEIAARIAESGFDKLKAPIRRVSTLDVPVPYSPPLEEHIGPNEKRIGAAVRAAVA; encoded by the coding sequence ATGAGAGAACTCGCTTACTACGAAGCCAAATTCGAGGCGCTCGACGAAATCATGAGCGCCGACGAGCGCGTGCATTTGATCAACGGGACGTTTCTCAGCCTAAGCCCGCACCGCCACGTCTACCAAAATCTGCAAAAGAAATTTGCCGAGCGCATGGTCGCTCCGCCAATTTCAGAGCTGGGCTTTTGCGGCCTCGCCATCGGCGCAGCGATGGCGGGTCTGCGACCGATCGTCGACTTGAGCACCGGCAGCTTTATCTACGAAGCCTGGCCGCAAGTCGCCAACGAAGCGGCCAATGCTTATTCCATGTCCGGCGGTCAGACGAAAGTGCCGGTGGTGTTTCATTTATTTCACGGCCTGCGCGGCGGCGGCGCGGCGCAGCACTCGGGCAGTCCACAGTCGATGTTGTGGAACGTGCCTGGCTTGGAAATCGTCATTCCATCGTCACCACGTGACGTCAAAGGCTTACTGAAAACCGCAGCGGCGAGCGACAACCCGACGATCTTCGTCGATCACACGCGCTTGCTCGATGTTCGCGGTGAAGTTCCGGAGAACGACAAGCCGATTCCGTTTGGCGTTGCCGATATCAAGCGCAAGGGCAGTGACGTCACGTTGATTGCGACGTCGTACACGGTTCAGGTTTGCCTCAAGGTTGCTGCGGATCTCGCTAAAGAGAAAATTGACATCGAAGTCGTCGACCCACGCACGCTGGTGCCGTTCGATCTGGCAACCATCCTAGCGTCCATCGACAAAACCCATCGCGTCGTCATCGCCGACGAAACCCATCAGAGCTGCGGCGTCGCCGCCGAGATCGCCGCACGCATCGCCGAGAGCGGCTTCGACAAGTTAAAAGCGCCGATTCGGCGTGTGTCGACGCTGGATGTTCCGGTGCCCTACAGCCCGCCGCTGGAAGAACATATTGGGCCCAATGAGAAGCGCATCGGCGCGGCCGTTCGCGCCGCGGTGGCATGA
- a CDS encoding thiamine pyrophosphate-dependent dehydrogenase E1 component subunit alpha, with amino-acid sequence MANRKENPKEIVDLLRRMWLIRAFEEKVSALYAERQIQGLLHLGIGQEAVAVGALALLRQADYVYGTHRSHGHAIAKGADVNRLLAEIAGRSGGYCGGKGGSMHIVAKECGFMTATGVVGGTIPLALGAAFTAKENKKGQLAVVFFGDGAGQAGPFHESLNIASLWQLPVIFICENNGYAEFTPLSAHTKIERLAQHAKTYGIPEKTVDGNDLFAVRGEMIKAVEKCRAGKGPVFIECLTHRMRGHYEGDPAKYRELSQLAEWKKKDPIARVAANLKQKKLVTESVLAEIESEARAIIEKAAQFSLASPWPADSEVDSQVTA; translated from the coding sequence ATGGCAAATAGAAAAGAAAACCCCAAAGAGATCGTCGATCTTTTGCGCCGGATGTGGCTCATCCGCGCGTTTGAAGAAAAAGTTTCGGCGCTCTATGCCGAGCGGCAAATCCAAGGTTTGTTGCATCTCGGCATCGGCCAGGAAGCCGTTGCGGTCGGCGCGCTGGCTTTGTTGCGCCAGGCCGACTACGTCTACGGCACTCATCGCTCGCACGGTCACGCCATCGCCAAGGGTGCCGACGTCAATAGGCTCTTGGCGGAGATCGCCGGCCGCTCCGGCGGCTACTGTGGCGGCAAGGGCGGTTCCATGCACATCGTCGCGAAAGAGTGCGGCTTCATGACCGCCACCGGTGTGGTCGGCGGCACGATTCCACTGGCGCTTGGCGCCGCCTTCACGGCGAAAGAGAACAAGAAGGGCCAACTCGCCGTGGTGTTTTTCGGCGATGGTGCCGGACAAGCCGGGCCGTTTCACGAGTCGCTGAATATCGCCAGCTTGTGGCAACTGCCGGTTATTTTCATCTGTGAAAATAACGGCTACGCCGAATTCACGCCGCTGTCGGCGCACACCAAAATCGAACGCTTGGCGCAGCACGCCAAGACCTATGGAATTCCTGAAAAGACGGTGGACGGCAACGATCTCTTCGCCGTGCGTGGGGAAATGATCAAAGCGGTGGAAAAATGCCGCGCCGGCAAGGGGCCGGTGTTTATCGAATGCTTAACCCACCGCATGCGCGGCCACTACGAGGGCGATCCGGCGAAGTACCGAGAACTATCGCAGTTAGCCGAGTGGAAGAAGAAAGACCCGATCGCGCGGGTCGCTGCGAATTTGAAACAAAAGAAACTCGTGACGGAGAGCGTGCTCGCAGAAATCGAAAGCGAAGCCCGCGCGATCATCGAGAAAGCGGCGCAGTTCTCACTCGCGTCGCCGTGGCCCGCCGACAGTGAGGTCGACAGCCAGGTGACAGCGTAG
- a CDS encoding ABC transporter substrate-binding protein, producing the protein MTNMRRHKSNNFSRGSLGSMSCDLVQKHGACQRDPRLTLVSRRALISAKTSMILGGINMNRRLVFFFLVLVSLTLTVPLAAQSQKLRKVQVGVPAVSMGNIVIYFSKDAKIFEKYGLDVEPIVVAGSGIASKALISGSVQISPIATPTVINSVLSGSDMVILAHTMPGVIQYLMARPDIKRTEDIKGKSIGVTPYGGLSDFLVRHLARQKGLVPDKDFALLQLGSDTDRFIALQQGRIPLSTLSHPNYIYAQRQGFHILWDFFKEVDYPWSEIATTRAQIKQDRDLVMRYMRGHIEGIARFRQEPELAKRVIKKMLRLNDDVMAQESWELFAKHRLAAPYPNLKGMKTSFDYVAATRPEVYKHKPEDFVDSSFVEELDKSGFIKKLYEK; encoded by the coding sequence ATGACGAACATGCGGCGACACAAGTCCAACAATTTTTCCCGTGGCAGTTTGGGCAGCATGAGTTGTGACTTAGTCCAAAAACATGGAGCTTGTCAACGCGACCCTCGATTGACATTGGTTTCGCGCCGCGCCTTAATATCGGCAAAGACGAGCATGATTTTAGGAGGAATAAACATGAATCGCCGTTTGGTATTTTTCTTCCTGGTGCTGGTTTCGCTTACGCTGACCGTGCCGTTGGCGGCGCAAAGCCAAAAACTCAGAAAAGTGCAAGTCGGCGTGCCCGCGGTTAGCATGGGCAATATCGTTATCTACTTCAGCAAGGACGCAAAAATTTTTGAGAAATACGGCCTCGATGTCGAGCCGATCGTTGTTGCAGGCTCAGGTATCGCGTCAAAGGCATTGATCTCAGGCAGCGTGCAGATCTCGCCGATTGCCACACCGACTGTCATCAACTCGGTGCTATCGGGCTCGGACATGGTGATCTTGGCGCATACGATGCCGGGCGTGATTCAATACTTGATGGCGCGGCCGGACATCAAACGCACGGAAGACATCAAAGGCAAATCCATCGGTGTCACGCCCTACGGCGGACTCAGCGATTTTCTAGTTCGACACCTGGCCCGCCAAAAAGGGCTAGTGCCGGACAAGGACTTTGCTTTGCTGCAGCTCGGCAGCGATACTGACCGCTTCATCGCCCTACAACAGGGGCGGATTCCGTTGTCGACTTTGTCTCATCCGAATTACATCTACGCACAACGCCAGGGCTTTCATATCCTCTGGGATTTTTTCAAAGAAGTGGACTATCCCTGGAGCGAGATCGCCACGACGCGCGCACAGATCAAGCAAGACCGCGATTTAGTCATGCGCTACATGCGCGGCCATATCGAGGGCATCGCTCGCTTCAGACAGGAGCCGGAGTTGGCCAAACGGGTCATAAAGAAAATGCTGCGCCTAAACGACGACGTCATGGCGCAGGAGTCGTGGGAACTTTTCGCCAAGCATCGCCTGGCGGCCCCCTATCCCAATCTGAAAGGCATGAAAACCAGCTTCGACTACGTCGCCGCCACGCGCCCGGAAGTGTACAAGCACAAACCAGAAGACTTTGTCGATTCGAGTTTCGTCGAGGAGCTGGACAAGAGCGGGTTTATTAAAAAGCTGTACGAGAAGTAA
- a CDS encoding zinc-dependent alcohol dehydrogenase family protein, protein MRAMMFGAPGQVLVESEIDIPKPARGQILIQVKACAVCRTDLHVVDGELTQPKLPLIPGHEIIGMVVATGTGTARYRNGDRVGVPWLGWTCGSCLYCQTGQENLCDAAKFTGYTLDGGYAEYTVADERFCLPIPKSYSDAEAAPLLCAGLIGYRSLVKAGEGKRLGIYGFGAAAHIVAQVARYQAREIYAFARPGDEAAKQFARDLGAVWAGGSDELPPEKLDAAIIFAPAGELVPQALRAVRKGGMVVCGGIHMSDIPSFPYSILWEERSLCSVANLTRLDGEEFMELAPKVPVHTEVQTFALEEANEALHRLRTGKIQGAAVLVM, encoded by the coding sequence ATGCGCGCGATGATGTTCGGCGCTCCCGGGCAAGTGCTGGTCGAATCGGAAATCGATATCCCCAAGCCGGCGCGCGGGCAGATTTTGATCCAAGTCAAAGCTTGCGCGGTCTGCCGCACCGACTTGCACGTCGTTGACGGCGAGTTAACGCAGCCCAAATTACCGCTCATTCCCGGTCACGAAATTATCGGCATGGTAGTTGCCACCGGCACGGGCACGGCGCGTTACCGCAACGGCGATCGCGTTGGCGTGCCGTGGTTAGGCTGGACGTGCGGCAGTTGTCTCTACTGTCAAACCGGCCAAGAGAATCTATGCGACGCAGCAAAGTTCACCGGCTACACGCTCGACGGTGGCTATGCGGAATATACGGTTGCCGACGAACGTTTTTGTTTGCCGATTCCCAAATCCTACAGCGATGCCGAAGCCGCACCGCTCTTGTGTGCCGGCTTGATCGGTTATCGAAGCTTAGTGAAAGCGGGTGAAGGCAAGCGGCTGGGCATCTATGGTTTCGGTGCCGCTGCCCACATCGTCGCACAGGTGGCACGGTATCAGGCGCGAGAAATCTACGCGTTCGCGCGCCCGGGCGATGAAGCGGCAAAACAGTTTGCGAGAGATCTCGGCGCGGTTTGGGCAGGTGGATCAGATGAACTGCCGCCGGAGAAACTCGACGCGGCGATCATCTTCGCGCCGGCAGGTGAATTGGTCCCGCAGGCGCTGCGCGCGGTGCGCAAAGGCGGCATGGTCGTCTGCGGCGGCATTCATATGAGCGACATTCCATCGTTCCCATATTCCATCCTATGGGAGGAACGCTCACTCTGCTCGGTGGCAAATCTCACGCGTCTTGATGGCGAGGAATTTATGGAGTTAGCACCGAAAGTGCCCGTTCACACAGAAGTGCAAACGTTTGCGTTGGAAGAGGCAAACGAGGCTTTGCACCGCTTGCGTACCGGGAAGATCCAAGGCGCTGCGGTGTTGGTGATGTAG
- a CDS encoding thiamine pyrophosphate-dependent dehydrogenase E1 component subunit alpha encodes MLPKLPREKLLDLCRRMFVIRHFEETLVGLYDKGVFGGHYHLYCGQEATGVAALSCLRADDYLFTTHRNHGHLLARGVDPKRLFAEILGRVDGLNKGKGGSFHSVAPSLGFLHSSGVVAGIIPLSTGTAYASKALKNGRLTVCLFGDGSLEEGAAPEAFNHASLLKLPVLFLCENNGKYGAGRATGAAQSTTMAAYPLTELPKAYKVPAQQIDGMDAGLVHATISEAVEKIRRGEGPQFVETQTVRYPGSETNWPTVPKPTDTSLAWDVSGVPEKAREWYRSCDPVLIYVRELVDGKQATKEEISAIERQVKAEIAAAAEFAVASPYPKPEEAETGYFA; translated from the coding sequence ATGCTGCCCAAACTGCCACGGGAAAAATTGTTGGACTTGTGTCGCCGCATGTTCGTCATCCGCCATTTTGAAGAGACCTTGGTCGGGCTGTACGACAAGGGCGTGTTCGGCGGCCATTATCATTTGTATTGCGGCCAGGAGGCCACAGGTGTCGCGGCGCTTTCTTGCCTGCGCGCCGACGATTATCTTTTTACGACGCACCGAAATCACGGCCACTTGCTGGCGCGCGGCGTGGACCCGAAACGATTATTCGCCGAAATCCTCGGCCGCGTCGACGGTTTGAACAAAGGCAAGGGCGGCTCGTTTCATTCCGTCGCGCCATCGCTGGGGTTTCTGCACAGCTCCGGTGTGGTCGCAGGCATCATTCCGCTCTCGACGGGCACGGCCTACGCGTCCAAGGCATTAAAAAACGGCCGCCTGACGGTCTGCCTATTCGGCGACGGTTCGTTGGAAGAAGGCGCCGCGCCGGAAGCGTTTAATCACGCTTCGTTGCTCAAACTGCCGGTGCTGTTTCTCTGCGAGAACAACGGTAAATACGGCGCCGGCCGCGCCACGGGTGCGGCACAATCAACGACGATGGCTGCCTACCCGCTGACGGAGTTGCCGAAGGCATACAAAGTTCCCGCGCAGCAGATCGACGGCATGGACGCCGGGCTGGTGCACGCGACGATTTCAGAAGCAGTGGAAAAAATCCGCCGCGGCGAGGGGCCGCAATTTGTCGAAACCCAGACCGTGCGCTATCCCGGCAGCGAGACCAACTGGCCGACGGTGCCGAAGCCGACGGATACATCGTTGGCTTGGGACGTCAGCGGCGTGCCGGAAAAGGCCCGCGAATGGTATCGCAGCTGCGATCCGGTGTTGATCTATGTCCGTGAACTGGTCGATGGCAAGCAAGCGACGAAAGAAGAAATCAGCGCCATCGAACGGCAGGTAAAAGCGGAAATCGCTGCGGCGGCGGAATTCGCGGTCGCGAGCCCCTATCCGAAACCTGAAGAAGCCGAGACCGGCTACTTCGCCTAA